One part of the Homo sapiens chromosome 19, GRCh38.p14 Primary Assembly genome encodes these proteins:
- the NPAS1 gene encoding neuronal PAS domain-containing protein 1 isoform 2 (isoform 2 is encoded by transcript variant 2): MTGSSVFDYIHPGDHSEVLEQLGLRTPTPGPPTPPSVSSSSSSSSSLADTPEIEASLTKVPPSSLVQERSFFVRMKSTLTKRGLHVKASGYKVIHVTGRLRAHALGLVALGHTLPPAPLAELPLHGHMIVFRLSLGLTILACESRVSDHMDLGPSELVGRSCYQFVHGQDATRIRQSHVDSCRGLRVAAVCGHSGWEREEPRGAPCALGQPRAQPSRGWPNSFGCLPASSQRGL; encoded by the exons ATGACGGGCAGCAGCGTCTTCGACTACATTCACCCTGGGGACCACTCAGAGGTGCTGGAGCAACTGGGGCTGCGGACGCCGACGCCCGGCCCCCCAACCCCGCCCTCcgtctcctcttcctcctcctcttcctcttcgcTTGCAGATACCCCCGAGATCG AGGCCAGCCTCACCAAGGTGCCCCCCTCCTCCCTGGTCCAGGAGCGCTCCTTCTTTGTCCGCATGAAATCCACGCTCACCAAGAGGGGGCTGCACGTCAAGGCCTCAGGGTACAAG GTCATCCACGTGACTGGGCGCCTTCGGGCCCACGCCCTGGGCCTTGTGGCCCTCGGGCACACGTTGCCCCCGGCCCCCCTGGCTGAGCTGCCACTCCATGGACACATGATCGTCTTCCGTCTCAGCCTGGGTCTCACCATCCTTGCTTGTGAGAGCAG AGTCAGCGACCACATGGACCTGGGGCCCTCAGAGCTGGTGGGCCGCAGCTGCTACCAGTTTGTCCACGGACAGGACGCCACGAGGATCCGCCAGAGCCACGTGGACT CGTGCCGGGGGCTTCGTGTGGCTGCAGTCTGTGGCCACAGTGGCTGGGAGCGGGAAGAGCCCCGGGGAGCACCATGTGCTTTGGGTCAGCCACGTGCTCAG CCAAGCCGAGGGTGGCCAAACTCCTTTGGATGCCTTCCAGCTTCCAGCCAGCGTGGCCTGTGA